The Pecten maximus chromosome 6, xPecMax1.1, whole genome shotgun sequence DNA window CGCAAAAAGTGGTGACGTCACCAAAGTCACCAAAGGGAGGTAATGACTTTAGCGCCGACCAGTGATTCAAAGATGCGCACCACTAAGATTCAATATAATAATCAGAACGCTGTTCCGGCACAATATAATTTCAGTTGAGGGTCCATAACAAAATTAACGACAGGTAAATTTGGTATGCTAAATTATGTGCTTAAGTATCTTCTTAGAGTTAACAAAAagcaaatacattttaattaacaGTTGGCAACAGTAATAGATTTAAAGTTAAGCTACATTTGAGCTTGATTTACTGTGTAAGGAGGCTGAAATCAATTTTAGTATTTGGATTGGAACAGGTTATTGATAATTTCTATTATATTTTACAACTTGATAAACAGTTAAGGGCATACCTGTATGAACAAtatcataatgaaaataaaattcctGTAAATGTATCTATTTTCAGTATGTCCTTGGGGAAGCCCACTGCCTTCTTGCCTCTCTACCACTATGCCTTCACAAGTTACAGCCATGCACTGGCAGAGCTTATCTCAGCATCAGATGCAGAGCTCTATGGCAAGACAGATTTCCGATTTATTGAAGCTATGTACAAGGTTAAAAGATTCAttattaatttacattttatttgcagattgaaaaaaattgaataacACATCCTATTGTGTTTTGCTTGATGATTTTATGAATGAGTCTCACCTGGTCTGAAAGACTGATAAAGTTAGTGACTAATAGATCCCAAATTAGggaaatatttgtaatactAATGTACAACATTTTGCAATGATTGCTAAAATATGCCATTGAATGAAATAGAGAAATTCAGCAGTTTAAAATTTCTGATTCAggatttatataataaaatcagTATAAACTGCTAATATCAGGTTGGTAGCtagtaatatttgtattaattgatATCATTTATCAATCTTGACCGTTTTTACAGCAAGAGATGCTTTCTCTGTGGTCTATGTCTTTGTGACAAGTGCTGATCCCACCTCTAGCCAGCATCTGTGATTcactttatttcatatacacAAACTTCTGTGTTCTGTTTTACAGATACTGCGAGATTTGTTCAGCTACAAGCCCCTCATCACAAAAGAACAATTCTTTAATGCTGGGTTTGCAGAAAGGAAGATAATTATGTGTTCTGAAGTGTTACACATGGTCCGTGAAAAGAGTCGTGTATTGAACCCGCCAAAGAAATCAGCTACAGGGGGTGCTGCTGTCAGTGGACTGGTACAACTTGGTACTGCAAAGGTACTTTGATCAGAGAGTAACCTTAACAAATGCCAATATCAATGTATAATAGAAAaagtttatttacatatttaaatttagGATCATGTATTTCAAAAGTActttgtaaaaataaagaaatttttCACGTTGTAtctatttttttacaaaaagtttTCATTATCTGATTAATATTAGGTAAATCGACCAAAGTCAGTCGAGCCATTGTCTAATGAAGCATCAACATCAACCTGTGTGACAGCAAAGAGGCCAAAGACAGCGACGCATACAAAACAAGTAAGAGTTGCTTCCCCTTGTGAAGTGACATCTGCACCACAGGTGGTGAATGAACTTTTACAACCTCACAAGCCTCAAGGTCACCCTATACGTCACATGACTAGTCATGTTGCAGATTATAGGCAGCACCCACCACTTCCTACAGAGGTAGCTTCACCACCTCATCTCACCAAAGAGAGGCTGATGACAAAAGTACCAATACAAGCATCATCAGAAGTACACTTCATGCCTGTCACATCCAGTGTGACCAGAAACAGATCTTCACTTGTAAAGACAGTTTCCACAGGTACAGTTATACCAGGTGATAGGTAGGGAGCAAGGAATATCCTTTGTGTTTATCATAGGTGTAATATTATTAAAAACTCTGGGGTATGTAGACAGATATATCCCAACTGAGGAGTAATTTTGGAAATTTATTACAAGCCTTTGTAGTTTACAAAAGAGCAAACAGGTTTTCAGACCATTTTGAGACTTGCTGGAAAGTCAGGAGAAAATAATTTACCAGATCTACGGTATTTCTGTgaggaaaatgaaaaatttgTGGTTGTTATGGGTATGTGTTTAGTGTACgcttttcattttgtatttttgtattagaATTTCATTATTGTGATAAtcatgaaaaatgaaaaagcAAACTATATCTTTCTTGTTCTTTTATAGAGCGTCCAGAGGAAGAGGAGGATGAAGAAGAAAGTGAAGAGGATGAAATAGAGACTGTCAATGCTGTTACTCGAGGGGAATCTTTTTTAGAACCACAATTTGGGACAAACAGCCCTGCAAGTCAGCCATATGTACAGAGTGAAGAGTCCCTACAATACAATAGGACGATACAGGTTAGGGGCCCCTATATAGTAGGGCAATATCAAAGGTGTTTTGGCTGTTAGAAAATTATCGATGTGGATGGGAGGTATTTTTCAAGATACTCCTCCACCATCACATTTTAATACAAGTGCCCCCCACTCCTCCCACACAGATAATTAGGGAATAAAGTCTTAAGGGATTATACAGGTGAATGGTGATCTGatgaataacaaaattaaagttTGGTTGTTTATTCAAATAACAAAGCAGCCTATTGTAGTTTTACATAATCAATTGCTTttgcagatacatgtatatcttgaTACATTCAGTGCATTATTCTAAAACATCCAGGCTGTTGTGGATCGTATGAACAGTTTAGACACAGTGGTAAAGAACATCGCTGGACTTGTTGAGTCCCAGGTTTCAGTCAGCTCAGATGATAAGGTTAACGCTACACTGACAACTATTCAGCAGCAGCTCGAGACCCTCATGGCTCGTATGGTACTTGTGGAGAACAGGGTAGCCTTGGTAGAGGCTAGGCTTAGTGGTAGTCAAGTAAGTATTCATCAAATCTATGTTTGAATCTTCATTGATAATAAATGGGTCTtcaacatttatctatttacattTTAGACTGTTTTACATAGTTTCACTCGTGTTTTTCTACATGTCTAGTActatttgcatattttaggtcacctgaaaGAAAGTCTCAAGTGACATATTGTTATGGCCTTTCGCCCTGTCAATAAATAAGAGgcacagggtcatgatattgggcaaGTAGCATGatggggtgaaggactacaaagtttgtttaaattaatGATCTTGACTTACATTTGAGCTCACAGGgatcaaatgtgttaaaacaacttcttttcattAGCCACAAGGTCATGATATTGAtccagtagcatgctggaataAAGGTTCAGGGgatccaaaaatttgaaaagaaaagggcgggggggggagggggggagtCCAGaaatttagtggtaatgcgagcgccataggcgcgagccAAATTTTTTTTGGTGGGTTTGGGGCCAAATTTTGGATTGCTTATAGTAgattttgcaatctttcggaGATGAGATTTTCGATAAGGGGGGTGTTAGTTCAAATGAGTGAAGtagacctactttcaaggtcacagggtcaaatatACTGAATttttgaacgacttcttctcaataaccaagaggcccattgtCATTAAATTGGGACAGTGGCATGCTTTGATAACAGattgaaaacaattttcaattcAGTCCTAGTGTTAAATTCTgaattggcaaacaaaaaacataGCTATCAGTATGCATTTCAGAACTCAGATGACTGTTcaggtccatgggcctcttgttctgaTGTAGTGAGAGCAGCTTGTTTTTCATAGTTTAATCAAAGAAAGTCCTTAAAAATGTACGATAGGCATCCATtcgtaaaaaaaatgttttgtcaataattACTTAAGATGGGTTTATTCTATCTGTATTGAAATTAAAGATAAGGAAACAGATTTCTTTTTATGACCCTTTTAGAAACATCAATCAAAAATAAACTTTCCAAGATCATCAGTGTAAAGTGTTAATGAtatgaaatgatatttaaatgcataagtgaaaaaatgttttaatgaatttgTTACAGGCTGTAGCTAGTGAGCCTAGTAAAGGGTTGAAGGATATTGGACATGGGAAACCTGAGGCATCTCGTGGTGCAGCACAGACTTGGGGTTCTGGTGAAATGTACCGAATCACCACACATAACCAAAATGGATCAGAATCTCACCAAAATGTTCCCAAAGCACCAAATGTCCTGTCAAGTTTAGGTGCTGGAGATGGCCTGGATAAACAGAGTTCCGACGTAGTGGAAATCCACAGTGGACGGTCCATCTCGGCTTCAGTTACACCAAAGGAAGCACAACCTGCAGACCACCAGATGCAACTCCTGACAGCAAATCACTCTAATGGTAGGTCTCAGCAATAACCCTACCCTACCTACTGTTATCAGAATTAGCCAAAGTGATTATATGAGTACATGGGTTTGTTTTGCCCTCTccatttgggggggggggggttgtctTACATGTATAGTACCCCGGTATTACCATTTCCAGCATCATGTTTTAAATCTATGTCATATCTTGAGAACTTCTCATCAGATTTGGTTCATATTTACACCCTAGTATCAAAACTCATCAAGTTCTACATCAGATCATGTTTTGGTCGTCATTGGTCAAAGATAAAAGGGTCAAAAGGTCAACATTTACACCTTCTCCTTGTGAGGCATTATTCCATTTAGGTGCAGATTTTTGACAGATTTAGTTCACACATATATTTACACCATACATGTAGTgttataacatcaagttctataCCTgatcatattttgatattcggTAGTTTAGGTTAAAGGGTCAGAGGTCACATTTGACCCCTTCTGAATGGGACACATGTGTCCAGTCTACACCTGATAATATTCTGGTGGTCGTTGGTCAAaatttaaaggtcaaaggtcacatttaATCCCTGTCTCTTTCCAAATCAATGTCATGCCTTGAAAACCCTTCAACAAACTTGGTTCATATCAACACCATAGTATACATATGACATCATCAAGTTCTATACCTGATCATCATATTCAAGTTTACACCATATTATCATATTATCATAACATCATATAAGTCCTTTGCATATGAGTAGGGACATTTACTAGTATGTCTTACAGACTTTTTCTAGGTTTacaattgttgtgaaataaataattaatttgattttcaacttaatattttgtaatattatgtttattatGACATTTTTAGCTAGACAGCACTTTATTGATTATCCCAGCCCATACAACTGTTGCTTTGACTGATTTACCTTTTCCTACCCTTGAAGACagtttaaaacattataatattgaCATATTGAGACTAATATTCATATGTTTTATATCTTTATCAGGAAGCAGTGTATTTAGTGACCTCTTGGGCTATCCTCGACCAAACCTGACCTCTAGTGACATCAACGACTCGGCAGCAGTGGGTCTGTCACCGATACGGAAACCAACAGATTTATCAGTCAACCATAGTGTAACACTACCACCCTTTGATTTGACCAATGACGACACATTTGCAGCTGTGACACAGGATGAGAAGCGATTATCGAGCACGCCTACCAAACACCCTGTTATGCTGGAGAGCCTTGGAGACTCCCTGTCTTTCCATTTTGGAGACACCACATCACAAGAAAGAATGCTGAGGATCAAAGCGATGTATGTATGAAGGATATTGATGATAAAAATGTACTGAACATTTGAATGCTATTGTATATTTCAGCAATGTACTCGATCAATATCTGTATGTGCTCAAAAGATCTTATTTTATCCCTTCACTTAGCATATAATAGTAACTGTTTTGTTTATGCGTCTCCTACTTGAGTACACTTGTAGCACAAAGCTTGTGTACAGCTCAGAAACTATAAgacttatttcatatttacatCATAGTATTATAACAGTATCATCAcattgtgatacatgtataattagtCACCCACTTGGAACTGGGGGAGGGGGgctattgttttgtattgtgtccaTTTGTCTTTCCATCCTCCTCATGCTGTCTTTTCCGGGCTCTATCTTCTACAATGCTTCAGTTCACCTGCATGAGGTGCTATGTCAtttatcaaaagtaggtcactgagacctacattttgaccttggATCTACATCGTAACAAaagtttgtccgggctctatctcctacactaccTTTACTGGAACTCGTACTTAGGGTATGGATTCACCTTTTCACGAATTTGTCATCTGTGTATTTTCCGCATGTAATTTCACATCCTGTTGGCAACTGTAATTTGCTGCATTGtcttgttatgtatatatattttttttttgacatgtaTATTTGTGATGAATATCATTGACACAAACTTCCAGGTATTAACTTCTAGATTGTACTGGTGTTTGAAAGTAAAATACCTTCTTCCAAAGTTATCAATGAATTAAATTTGTCTAGACCTCTTTTAGAAAGGAGATTTATGTACCAGTAACGTAGCATACAtcctaatgtatatatattgtacatctgGATACCATATAGATTTCTATGATCAGTCAATATTCCAAACAAGCTGATACAGAACTCTTAATCATTTGTGATTCTCATTACAGGATCAAGGAAACGGAGCACATGCTTATAAAGCCTACCTCAACTCTGACAGGCGAGAATTCCTGACTCCCCAGTTCTCCTAATGCCAACCCATGTAGAAGTGCCATTCCAGATGATTGTTGTCATCCTTCTTATCATCATGATCACCATCATGTCATCATCATCCTCGCAGACATCGTCATCTATTGTATACATTCCGTCCAGGTTTACAGAGAGTTTGAAAATTGATACAGACAccattttgtatatcaatagCTATAAGTGGAGAATGAAACTCCAGACTTACAGAGTTACTTTATGtactacatatataaatgaGATCCAGATAGCCGGGTAAATGGCTGTCATGTCATATCAGTCTTTACTTTTGTTTAGTTACACCAGTAAACCATGTGGTTCATGCAGCTAATTTTTGACGAGGCCAACAGAAATTTTTCTATATGATTGcaagtgatatttttttcaattctgcgtcaaaatatgatataataatatgCTTAAAAAATGATGTGTATTTTTGTTACCAAATTTAGTCTTATAGTGTATTTCCAAAATATAATTATGCTACGGTTCTTACATTTAAATGCTTTAGTCAAAACTTCACATAGTATAGAGTCAAGTCCAAgataatttataatattatcattggGTGTAGACTTAAGACTCTTTGATATTCTGGAGTTCAAACTTGTGTCcaagactgtggtatgttttaatGGCATTCAGTTACAGAATATCAATGGGTGGTTTGGTTGTAGAAGTAGGGTATTAGgtatattattaattatattacACTTGTTTAAGGTATGTTGTTACACGTAGTTATGCTGTACTACTTTATAACActgtttgtttaattttaataaaCATAAAGTAAAAACAAGATCATTTGTCTCAGCTTTCATATTATGAATGAAGTTTTTTTCCAAGTATCTCTGTAGAGATGTGATCCTGGGACGTCTAGCGAACACTCTACCAGATCAGGTAAAAACATTTCTCTCCCAAAAACAACAGTTAAAAACTTTCTCTCCAAAAACAACAGTTAAAAAAACTTTCTCtccaaaaacaaatacaatgtatacagatttgtatggcgaCCCCTGAAAAATTAAAGGTACATGAAAGTGTATGCTGCTTCATGGACGACATCAACCATGCAAATCGAAGGTGTATCCAGGTTTAGTTCCATTCTTAAAATGAGAACTAATATGATGACAATAGAACCACTAGGCAAATCAACAAGTATTGAACACGACTGGcttcatatcacacaaggaaatagaacatTTCCAAATCAGATCATGGTGTTGATTATAAAACTTTCCCTTTTCTCGTAGTAACAATATTGTGTAAATTTTTTGGTCACTGAGAACAAGTCTTTGGATATCAAATCAACTGGGAAATGCAAACACTGTATTTAGGGAAAGCATTGATATTACTAtttagaaatagaaaattaataattgGGGAAATTGAAATCAAGCAGTAGGGTCTGAAGTATCTTTGATTTCAAGATCTACAGGGAATATCTGTTGGACATGTATGGTtaagtttttgttatttaaagataaaactTCGTCAATATACCTTTAGGTGAAACTGAAGGACTTTGCATGGTTTCTAATACCTGTTCTGATAAACTCTGAACTCTGATGATTATATAATCAGCCTTGTATGGAAACAAAACCAAGTCAGCTAACAGAGGATCACAGTTCCTTCCATGGAATAGTCTGTTTGAAAATCAGGTCACAAAACTCAACAAAGGTGTTACATTGGCCTTGGTCATActgtatattttgataaaatatgcTCCAGCTCCagaacacagggacttggtacatGACCCACAGTCCACATCTATTTAAAATTGTATACCTttttcatttgtgttactataatgtATGCTTTATATGTATAATGGACCTTGTGTTGTTAATTCATGCCAAGTCCCTATGCTCCAGCATAGTTCAAAACTTTGTAGTCTACAATTTGGTCTTTTTTTAGGGGGAAAAAATCCACAATTTGGtctttttgggggaaaaaagcTCTCTTCACAAGAGATAGAAGGCAGCCCCAAATAATCGGCCAATAACTAGATTGTTCACCACATTGACATATTCAAGAAAAATACTTCATGCCGGATTTTTTTCACACTAAACCTGGAGAATGTCATGCATGATATACCCACGTGATATACCCAGGTACCTACTCTCTTCATTGGCACCAATATAACAATATCACTTTTTCCTTTGTACCTCTGGAAGAGATCAAACACAGCTTTGCTAATTACTAGACCAATGTGAATTAACTGGTATCTCTAACCTATAACTGACCGAGGAtgcaacaattacccttggacattgctccctagtggtgtcatggtaaagagttggtgtatctagtaggatacaacaattacccttgacattgctccctagtggtgtcatggtaaagagttggtgtatctagtaggatacaacaattaccctttgacattgctccctagtggtgtcatggtaaagagttgatGTATCTAGTAGTATTCTGATTGTTTCCAGTTTGAAGTGTGATTAGAAGTTGAAATGGAGTGCTATGTACTTGGCTGTCCTTGTGTTGTCTACTTGGTGTGGATGTCATACAATAACAATACTACCTAGTACAACACCCTCCACCTATCACAGCCCTCTGCCATATTGTGCCACCCTATACAACTCTATATAAAAGTCTGCAGAATCTGCTCACTTTACCTCTGATGAGTTACAACTAAGTAACGAAACCAGTCAGGTATTATATTAAGTGGACGACATGGTTCCCTACACTATACAGACAGCATGTTAGTGTCTTTTTCCCAGTAAGTTTGTATTGGTGTCTCTAACCTAGCTAGTCTCTAACTATACATCTAGTGATCTACAACAATGTACTTTTATTGTCTTAAGGTAGAGCTTACCAGCTTAGTCACTTTTTCAAGTTTCGaaacattaattaaaattttgaagTTTATTCTTCCAAGTAGTAGTGTGCACATGTAGCTTCTTTAATTagaagaaatacatttttttttaataggaAAATATTTGGAGAATTCTCATATGGTTGCCCAGGTGATTCAACTCCTCAAATCCAAAGTGAATGTTGGTGAAAAATCAGAATATTTAGAGAAATCTCATGGTTGCCCATGTGATCCAACCCCTTCTGAAATCCAAAGGTAATTTGGGAGGAAATATCAgaatacaacatgtatttgGAGAAATCTCATGGTTGCCACTCCTCAAATCCAAAGTGAATTTGGGTGAAATATCAGAATATTTGGAGAAATCTCATATGGCTGCCCAGGTGATCCAACTCCTCAAATCCAAAATGAATTTGGGTGAAATATCAGAATAATCGGAGAAATATCATGGCTGCCCAGGTGATTTAGTCTCTTCTGAAATCCAAAGGTAATTTGGGAGGAAATGTCAGAATTTTTTGAGAAATCACCTACATTGTATGGTTGTCAGGTGATCCCATCCCTTCTAAAATCTGAAGGACTACCTTAAAAGAGATGCTACAACAAAAAAATTGTGGATCCGATCATGATGTCCAAGCTGAGAGAGTATTCTatagattttattaatttgtcaTCTTGTTGCATATTCATGGAACTTGGTACAATGGGATTGTACCTTACCTGGTATATACAGTCGGTCTTAATGAGTATATTTATGATTGATTGTGGCagttatatcaaatattatatatccatcaaaatttgatagtattgttgtatgttgttgtgttaATGCAAGTCCATCCAGAATAATTTTTGAATAGTGCACAGATAGCAGCTTTCTGAGTGGacaattattgaattattaatGAGTTATTTCTATTTGTTTGCTCCAGTATTACTCTGGTTCATTTGGTGTGAACTTTATAAAAGAACTTCAAGAACCAGGATCCTAAATGTTAGTTCAGTTGGAGCAGTTCAGTAGGAgcattcttaaaaaaaattgctgGATTTCTGTAAGATATCCTTATATAGATGAGCTTGACATATACTAGTCAGGGGAGCCAAATGTATTAAAAATTCCAAGCAACATCTGAAAGATCAAAGAAGTTGAGACAAAGTGATGACACATGGGTATATTGTTATGCAAGACTGTTGTGCAGATCTTTTGATGCATTGTTTTTGTAGGTCAGAGTTCAACATTGAGTTTTAACAATTAAGGGTTAGAGGGTAATTACCCTGTGATTATAATGAATGACAAGTAAATTTCAGAagaatctttattttttttgtatttggcTAATGGTCATCTGGGATTTTGctatatgaaatgtttattgaaattaccttgaccttatttcaaggtcacaggggtcaaatacatATGTTAGCTTTAAACAACATTATTAGTTTAGTAATCTAAGCTACCTGATATGTTCTGTATAGGTCAAAGGGTCCTTTTAGATGGCTTATTGTCAAAAGTGATTCATGATTAATATTTCAAAAGACTGTTGCATGTAAGGGCGTTGGTACAATGGATGTGCTGCTTAAGTGTTTCTTAAATCATCAAGGTCAAGAGTCCTTGGTGCATATATGAATTAACTGACTCGATATTCAAGATCACAATTAAGAGTCAGATCTGTTTAACTCTTCAAACAAGTTATTCTGATTAACCAAAAGGCATACAGTTATAATATTCAGCTATCTACAGTACGATCCGAAATATAAGAAGTCGGACACCAAATTCAGATTCTTTGATTAACAGAATGACCTATAATCATGATTTACACACGAAATATATAGTAATAGCTTCTACGGATGAAGTCTAGCAGAGTTTGCGCTAAGAAATAACCTTAACCCATAATCAAGGTTATGGGGACAAATTTAACAGGATGTCCAATGGGCCTGCATCACTTATAGatgtgttaaaatatttgaagattCTCTGCCTTTCagtaaatcaaaataatttgtttctgtattttgaCAAATTTGACCTATACAACCTTGGATATAGGTCAAATTTAAGTCATTTCTTTTTGCAAACATTTTTAGGTATCATCCGAGGAGCCTTCTAACCAAATATTTGGATTCTAGGCATTCTGGTTAACCAGAAGAAATTGATTGAGTATTAAAATTTTAACTATAAATTGACCCCTAATGTAGTGACCTAGCTTGAATAAGGATGCAGGGCAATTATTAATAATATTCCTTTCGCAAAATTTGGTGGACATCATTTAAGGAATTTACCTAAGCCAAATATCTTGATTCTAGGCTTTTCAACTAGTCTAatcagaaacatcatttggaATTTTAGAGTAACATATGACCCCGAGTGATCAAAGGAAAttgattttcacaaattttgttGAGCGCCCCCATGGAAGTTAGGGAAAAGTTTACAAGCTGAAAAGCTAGAATCaaagctgtacatgtactaccGGAACAACGGCAAATATTGATCTATGGGTCGGATCCCTGgaatatttctttctttctggGTCATATGaacgtgtcaagcccctgtgcttTATGaaggtatgtacatgtatgtgggaCATAAAAAGAATTTGAAACGCTTCACTTGACCAGAATACAATGAtgcatatattttaataatgttttcactgtataaatatagaATCATCATCCTGTGATAAAGTTAATCCACCCGTACtttaattttgaccaatcagattaaGAGAAAATCTCTGTGCTGAGAATAATCACAACGCACTGTTGACTTCCTTCACTTCCACGTCATTTCGACCATGACAGCAGAATTTATGTCACGGGTAGAGTGCCGATTATTGTGGCCTTAACGGGGGATTTAAGTTTTTTTCCTGTCTGGTAagttagttacatgtattttttaccGATTGCAATAAGTGACACGTACAGACGAGCAGACAACGTTATATTGGTAGGTGTTTATTTGTTATGTCGGTGTGTGTCTATGTGGGTCACTGGAACAAATGCAGCTGTCCCGAGAACATTTTATCAGTTCGTTGAATACCGAAAGATCTAATTCGACATGCGTTTATTTAGATGTCAAGTGAGAAAAatcatattgttatattataaagTAGGCCTAATACACTTGAGTGTAAATATAGGACCTAAAATTTGCACTTTCTTACTAGTAAAGTTACTGCATgctaaaattgaaataaaaaataaacaaaacaaaagtctagacatacagtacagtaaagtTTTGTTTTCGGTTTGGAGAACTGAAGTATTGAAATATTGACGAGCCctgtttaattttaatttgtcgTATCAGCTTACGAATTTAGTAACCCAGAACTTAAATTGTAACCATGTTTATGTACAATTATGTCAAAGTGACatataatgtaacatatatgatacatttataacagtattatatatatatatgtaatattagaTTAAAGTCTTGCAAGTGATAGCTCATTTTCATACCTATTGTTcataaaaaaacccattaaactTTAAACAGCCTAATGagcctatatacatgtagcgtACTGTATTCAAAACATATtcatgtatataggtatatagaaATTTGGTAGATATATAGTACTAGAAAGTAGGcatatatttaatcaaaacaCTGCATGCTGTATTGCATTTTATTTGCTAATAATGAAGTATTCTATTGAATAGGTGTGCATTATAGCTTTAATTAATACTGAATAACATATAATCATGCAACAATTGACAAACATTTATTCCGATATTCCCGGCAATATGcaagatatatatgtaaaagtTGTCTAGTTGCCAATGAATGATATAAGCATGTTTTATAACACTTCACAAATCTTTATTTTAGGAGCACAAAAGGAGCATAATCAGAAGTACCAGGATGGGCCAGACACTCCGTAGACTACAGGAACTTGACCGCCTGGGGTACTGCGGACCCACCGATCTGACAGATACGGAAGATCCCATCAATACTCCCCATCGATGCAAGAAAAATCAGACTGACCCTGTCATCACGAGATTCCCAAACATTGAGAACCTTCCTCCAGAGCTTAGTCTGAACATTCTTTCCCACCTCAATGCCACCGATCTTTGTCTAGCAGCTTGTGTTTGGGAAAATCTTGCAAATGATGAGATCCTCTGGCTCGGGTAATTTGCATTGAATGACACAGTTTGTATTTGATTATAAGAAATCTGTTTGcatgaaaaatatttaacaatattatggtataattctttattttggaac harbors:
- the LOC117329295 gene encoding uncharacterized protein LOC117329295, which gives rise to MPTGDLTNNLRKLQKEVKLIKYNEDLDLANMSLGKPTAFLPLYHYAFTSYSHALAELISASDAELYGKTDFRFIEAMYKILRDLFSYKPLITKEQFFNAGFAERKIIMCSEVLHMVREKSRVLNPPKKSATGGAAVSGLVQLGTAKVNRPKSVEPLSNEASTSTCVTAKRPKTATHTKQVRVASPCEVTSAPQVVNELLQPHKPQGHPIRHMTSHVADYRQHPPLPTEVASPPHLTKERLMTKVPIQASSEVHFMPVTSSVTRNRSSLVKTVSTERPEEEEDEEESEEDEIETVNAVTRGESFLEPQFGTNSPASQPYVQSEESLQYNRTIQAVVDRMNSLDTVVKNIAGLVESQVSVSSDDKVNATLTTIQQQLETLMARMVLVENRVALVEARLSGSQAVASEPSKGLKDIGHGKPEASRGAAQTWGSGEMYRITTHNQNGSESHQNVPKAPNVLSSLGAGDGLDKQSSDVVEIHSGRSISASVTPKEAQPADHQMQLLTANHSNGSSVFSDLLGYPRPNLTSSDINDSAAVGLSPIRKPTDLSVNHSVTLPPFDLTNDDTFAAVTQDEKRLSSTPTKHPVMLESLGDSLSFHFGDTTSQERMLRIKAMIKETEHMLIKPTSTLTGENS